Proteins encoded within one genomic window of Citricoccus muralis:
- the murC gene encoding UDP-N-acetylmuramate--L-alanine ligase, which translates to MAEGSISASDLGDLRHVHLLGIGGVGVSGIARIMAAQGLTVSGTDAKDLPILTELSALGVTTAVGYDAENLSRAEAATNTTIDAVIASSIAGAGNPEYDAAVNRGIPVFHRSQGLAHTMAGHRVLAVAGTHGKTTTSSMAAMAFTHADADPTFAVGAAVAGLGVNAASGVGDWFIAEADESDGTLLNYRPEISIITNVEPDHLDHYGSPEAVHQVFRDFAALTTGSVILCADDDGAAELAAQLRDPDTTTVQTDAQVLTYGQSDGADLQLITLQPREAGQELTVRYREQSYTVMLQVPGLHNALNALAVLLAALTAGLDAAAIIAGLERFRGTARRFEAHGEVNGIRVIDDYAHHPTEVRAAIRAAHSVAAGARVHVIFQPHLFSRTRDFADDFAEALSEADTARVLEIYPARETPLPGITSRIISEQLPQRYPLGREVATPDAAIASVRTVAAPGDIILTMGAGDVNQLAPRIVDSLGDGTA; encoded by the coding sequence ATGGCTGAGGGATCAATTTCTGCCTCCGACCTGGGTGATCTTCGTCATGTGCACCTGCTGGGTATTGGTGGCGTCGGCGTCTCCGGCATCGCTCGAATCATGGCCGCTCAGGGCCTCACCGTCTCCGGCACGGACGCCAAAGACCTCCCGATCCTCACTGAACTGTCCGCCCTGGGCGTGACCACGGCGGTGGGCTACGACGCCGAGAACCTGTCCCGCGCCGAAGCGGCCACGAACACCACCATCGACGCCGTCATCGCCTCCTCCATTGCTGGGGCCGGCAACCCCGAATACGACGCCGCCGTAAACCGGGGGATCCCGGTCTTTCACCGCTCCCAAGGGTTGGCCCACACCATGGCCGGACACCGCGTGCTGGCCGTGGCAGGCACGCACGGCAAGACCACCACCTCGTCCATGGCAGCGATGGCGTTCACCCACGCCGACGCGGATCCCACCTTCGCCGTAGGTGCGGCTGTCGCCGGACTCGGGGTGAATGCCGCCTCCGGTGTTGGCGATTGGTTCATCGCCGAGGCGGATGAGTCCGACGGCACGCTGCTCAATTACCGTCCCGAGATTTCGATCATCACCAATGTCGAGCCCGACCACCTTGACCATTACGGCAGCCCCGAAGCGGTGCACCAGGTGTTCCGCGACTTCGCTGCCCTGACCACCGGATCCGTCATTCTGTGCGCCGATGACGACGGCGCGGCCGAACTCGCCGCCCAGTTGCGCGACCCTGACACAACGACGGTGCAGACCGACGCGCAGGTGCTCACCTACGGCCAGTCCGATGGCGCTGATCTGCAGCTGATCACGCTGCAGCCGCGTGAGGCCGGCCAAGAACTTACCGTGCGCTACCGCGAACAGTCCTACACCGTCATGCTCCAGGTGCCCGGATTGCACAACGCGCTCAACGCCCTGGCCGTGCTGCTCGCTGCACTCACTGCCGGACTCGACGCCGCAGCGATCATTGCCGGACTGGAACGATTCCGCGGCACCGCCCGCCGGTTCGAAGCACACGGCGAAGTCAACGGCATCCGCGTGATTGACGACTATGCCCATCACCCCACCGAGGTGCGGGCGGCCATCCGAGCCGCCCACTCGGTTGCTGCCGGAGCGCGCGTCCACGTCATCTTCCAGCCCCACCTGTTCAGTCGTACCCGCGACTTCGCCGATGATTTCGCGGAGGCGCTGTCCGAGGCCGACACAGCCCGGGTTCTCGAGATCTACCCCGCGCGTGAAACACCGCTTCCCGGGATCACCTCCCGGATCATCTCCGAGCAACTGCCGCAACGCTATCCGCTCGGCCGTGAAGTGGCCACCCCCGACGCCGCCATCGCCTCAGTGCGCACGGTGGCCGCCCCCGGGGACATCATCCTGACCATGGGTGCCGGCGACGTGAACCAACTGGCCCCCCGCATTGTCGATTCGCTCGGCGATGGGACAGCATGA
- the murG gene encoding undecaprenyldiphospho-muramoylpentapeptide beta-N-acetylglucosaminyltransferase, producing MMTTLHVVMAGGGTAGHISPMIAMARALERAGDVEITMVGTASGMETDLVPAAGYPLVTIDRVPMPRRPNLDLARLPWRLRTAIRQAQDILRAANADVVVGVGGYVSTPVYLAARRMGIPVVVHEANVRAGLANRIGARRAAAVGTAFARTRLPGAQHVGMPMRTQISQLDRSPAARAEARSALGLDPERTTLVVTGGSSGALTVNRAITGALSELLEHAQILHLTGRGKTVLNDDGEPLTAPGYHQREYVDGLEQVYAAADLVIARAGAGTVCEIAAAGLASILVPLPIGNGEQAHNAQDLVQAGAAIMVDDAVFTASWVRDHLPAVLGDPARVDKMAQAAHALGIRNADDTMAQLIKDAATTRGGQHG from the coding sequence ATGATGACAACCCTCCACGTGGTGATGGCCGGAGGCGGCACCGCCGGGCATATCTCCCCGATGATCGCCATGGCGCGTGCCCTCGAACGCGCAGGCGACGTCGAGATCACGATGGTCGGCACCGCCAGCGGCATGGAAACGGACCTCGTGCCCGCTGCCGGGTACCCGTTAGTCACCATTGACCGTGTGCCGATGCCCCGGCGTCCCAACCTGGACCTGGCCCGGCTTCCCTGGCGGTTGCGCACCGCCATCCGGCAAGCCCAGGACATCCTCCGGGCAGCGAACGCCGACGTCGTGGTGGGCGTGGGCGGGTACGTGTCGACGCCGGTCTACTTAGCAGCCCGTCGCATGGGCATCCCCGTCGTCGTGCACGAAGCCAACGTGCGCGCCGGACTCGCCAATCGCATCGGTGCCCGTCGCGCTGCGGCAGTTGGCACCGCCTTTGCCCGCACCCGTCTGCCCGGCGCTCAGCACGTTGGCATGCCGATGCGCACCCAGATCAGCCAGTTGGATCGCTCACCCGCAGCCCGTGCGGAGGCACGTTCTGCCCTGGGGCTGGATCCGGAACGCACCACCCTGGTGGTCACCGGGGGGTCCTCCGGCGCGCTGACCGTGAACCGGGCCATTACCGGTGCGCTGAGCGAACTGCTGGAACACGCCCAGATTCTGCACCTCACCGGCCGCGGCAAGACCGTGCTGAACGACGACGGCGAACCCCTCACCGCCCCCGGCTATCACCAGCGGGAGTACGTGGACGGGCTGGAACAGGTCTACGCCGCGGCGGATCTGGTGATTGCCCGTGCCGGGGCCGGCACCGTCTGCGAGATCGCCGCCGCCGGGCTCGCCTCCATCCTCGTACCCCTGCCGATCGGCAACGGCGAACAGGCCCATAACGCCCAGGATCTGGTTCAGGCCGGGGCGGCCATCATGGTGGACGATGCCGTCTTCACCGCCTCCTGGGTGCGAGATCACTTGCCCGCCGTGTTGGGAGACCCTGCCCGTGTCGATAAGATGGCTCAGGCTGCGCATGCCCTGGGCATCAGGAATGCCGATGACACCATGGCGCAGCTGATCAAGGACGCGGCCACAACACGAGGGGGACAGCATGGCTGA